The segment TTTTGCGACATTTTGCTGACACCACCAAAACTCATTGCAAACATGGAAATATCGTATGGCAGTTGGTTCCTTTACATAATAGCTGTGATCAGAGGCAAATGGTATTTCCGGGAGAATTCCGTCCTTATCAAGCAAAGGTATTGTCAGTGAATCTTTTCCATATTGCTCAAGCATCGCTTCCTTTGTCTCAATATGAAGATCAATCCGATTGCCGTCTGTAAACAGCATTAAATAACTATATGATCGGCTGACGTCCACCTCAAGACCTGCAGCTAAATCCATTCTATTAGGCTCCTGTAGCATGATAAGCTCGCCAAACACATGAATCCATGCTTCATCCTCTATAAAGAGTCCTGTTTTTGTGACAACATAAACAATATCATAATCCTGGAGAATATCCTTTTTAACCTTTGGGTTTGCTCTAGATCCATTCATATACACCGCTCTAATTCTGTTATCGCCTTTAGCTACATTAAGGATAAGCTCGTGCATTTCTTGTTCTGTTCTAATGACGCACACCCCTTTACTTTACCGTTAAATAACTGCAATCCTCAACAGGCTTAATAGCATGTCCGTTTTCATCTGTGCACCATGATTGTGATTGGAACGCAAGGAAAATACCTACCCAGCGATTTTCCCCCTCAAAGTGAATAAGGATGCCGCCATCCTGCCAAACACCATTATCCTTTTTCCATCTGCCCACATTGCCTTGATTCATATGAATATCATGAATGCCATTACCAGGCTTAAAGTGGAAATAACGATCAGCCAAATTATTCTCTGGCCCCCATCTTTCCCCAAAGGCATAGATAACAGCATTCCTTTCAAGCGCCTCTTTCACATAAAACTGCAGCTTCTCATTCAGGTCATTGTCCGCTCCATCAATATCTGCTGGTAGTGGAACCATTTTTTGAGGATCAAAGAGATTGCCTCTAACATAATCAAGTCCAATGTCAGGGTTATTATCTTTTATTAACGTAAACCCGTGTTTTAACGCAGGCAGCTTAGAGATGTCCTCTGAATTAAAATTTTCTCCCACATAGAAAAGAACCTCAGATGGATACGACTGTGACTCAATATTGACTGCAATCCGGTAATCGACGCCTTCATCGTCCCGTATATGAATTTGATAATGAGGATTTTCTCCGCTTCCCATCATCACATCAACTGCTTTACCCTTTAGCACACCGTACTTGTTTAAAGACATTCTAACTCCTCCTCTTATTTAATTTATAGCTTACTATCAAACCTTTTCGAGAGTCATTACGAATATCCTTTTTAAAAGTTACAATACAGCTAAAATAAGCACCAAGACCTAAACCAGCTAAAATAAAAAACCTCCAGTCTTCTTAAACTGGAGGGATTGCTATTATGGTTTAACATGATACCTGCCTTTAGGTACAACTAAAGGTGTTGCTGAAACAGGGTCATTAATAACTGTACAATTCAGACCAAATATCTCTTTTACTAATGTACTTGTAATTATCTCTGATGGCTTTCCTTCTCCTACAAGCTTTCCCTTTTCAAGGGCAAATATATAGTCAGCATAACGAGCTGACAAATTGATATCATGGAGAACCATTACAATTGTCGTGCCGTATTTCCGATTAAGATCTGTTAACAAATCTAATATCTCCACTTGATAAGTAATATCTAAAAAGGTTGTCGGCTCATCGAGAAATAAAATATCCGTTTGCTGTGCGAGTGCCATTGCAATCCAGACACGTTGTCTTTGACCGCCAGACAGCTCATCAATGTCATGATTTGCAAACTCCGTAATCTTCATGATTTCCATAGCTTCTGCAACGGCATCATAATCCTTTTTTGACCAGCCACTTAACAAAGATTGATGCGGGAATCTTCCACGGCCAATTAAATCAGCTACTGTTATCCCCTCTGGAACAACAGGTGATTGCGGTAAAATACCTAAAACCCGTGCTAATTGTTTTGGTGGAATTTTGCTGATTGCTTTACCATCAAGAGTAACCTCACCAGATGATGGCTTAATTAATTTAGCCAAGGTTTTTAGCAGCGTCGATTTCCCGCAGCCATTTGCGCCTATAATAACACTTATTTTATTGCTGGGAATTTTCAGCTCAATTTCGTTTAATATCATTTTATTATCGTAGCCGGCTATTAATTTTTGCGCTCGAAAATCATGTATCGTTTCCATTACAATTCTCCCTTCCGATTCATTCGAATTAATAGCAAGATTAAGTATGGTGCACCAAGCAAGCCTGTTATGACACCGACTGGAAATCTGTATACAAATGCAAATTGTCCAACTAAATCTGCTACTAAAACTAAGCTGGCTCCTACAAGACCTGCCGGCAAAATATTAGAGAATCCAGCGCCTACTAATCTATTAGCAATCGGTCCTGCAAGGAAGGAGACAAACGCAATGGGACCCGTTGTAGCTGTTGCAATAGCAATCATAAAGACAGAACTGACAATAAGTAAAACTCTTGTTTTATCTGTTGAGACACCAAGCGAAGATGCCATTTGCTCACCAAGCTCCAAAATATTCAATTGCTTACCTAACAAGAGAACAATTGGAGTAAATATAATGACTGTAATAATAAGTGGAGGCAATTCTTCTATTTTTGAACCATTAAGACTGCCATTAAGCCATCTAAGTGCTGCTGGAATATCCTGCTGTGAACCAATTAACAAAAGATAGGATATGACTGCATCAAGTATAGCCTGTATCCCTATCCCAATAAGAATTAATCGACCAATCGAAAAGGATTTTCCCCGAGAAAGCAAATACATAAAAACAACAGTTATGAGACCTGCAATAACAGAAGCAAAGGAAACAACTGCATTGCTCGTATGGAACATCGTAATACATAAAACAGCCGCAGCACTTGAGCCAGATGTAATACCTAATACGTTTGGGTTTGCAAGTGGATTACGCAGCATTGTTTGAAAGATGTAGCCTGCAACGCCGAAAGCAAACCCAGCAAATAGACCAGCTAGCATTCTTGGTAAACGTATCGTATTTACAGCAAAAGTAACACCTGCAATCCGCTCACCTGAAAGTGAACGAATCACTTCCTGAATCGGGTAAATAGTGTTTCCAAGCAAGAGCATCGCGCAGCAAAGAATACAAGTTAGCACAAACAGTAAGCTAGTAACTTGTATCCAGCGCCACCGTCTTTTCCTGATGCCTGTCATAATAAAGTTTATTTCACCAAATTGATTTTTCATAATGACCGCACTTTCGATTTCTTAGCTAATATAATGAGGATTGGTGCACCTATAAATGCCGTAACTACACCAACCTCGAGTTCTCCAGGACTAGCAATTAGTCTTCCAATGACATCAGAAAACGTTAAAATAATTGCCCCTGTAATAGCTGACATAGGTATTACAAAACGTACATCCGGGCCAAGAATAAGTCTCATAACATGTGTAGACATCAGACCAATAAAGCCAATTGGACCTGCTAACGCAGTAGCTGCCCCACATAGCACAACTCCACCTATTGCTCCTCCAAGACGCAAAAATCCAGGCCTCACACCGAGTCCTGTTGCAACATCATCCCCTAAAGCAAGAGCGTTCAATGCTGGGGCCGAAATAAAGGCAATAAGAATGCCAATAGCCAAAAAAGGAAGGAAGGTTGTGATGGAATTCCATGTACCTGAGCCTACACTGCCTACCTGCCAAAATCTGAATTGATCCATGGCATAAGAATTTGGAATTAAAATAGCGGTGACAAGGGAAGAGAGAGCTGCAGTTGTTGCAGCTCCCGCCAATACAAGCTTTATTGGTGTTGCTCCGCCCCGTCCCATTGAACCAATTCCAAAAACAAATGCTGCTGTTAATGCTGCTCCCAGTAAAGCGAACCAGATATATTGATTTGCTGTACTAATATTAAAGAATGCTAGTCCACAAACTACAAATAATGATGCCCCAGTATTCACACCAAGTATGCTGGGATCTGCCAGTGGATTTCGCGTAATAGCCTGCATCAGTGCGCCAGATACTCCAAGTGCTGCTCCGCATAACAAACTGAAAACCGTTCTGGACAAACGTTTACGTACAATATTTGCCCCAAACGAATCTTCATTTTTGCCAGTCAAACCATCTAAAATGTCTTGAAAACTGACTACACGAGCACCGAATGCTAGTGAAGCTACAATACAAGCAATCAACAATATAATGGATACAATTATAGTCAGCTTAAAGTTTTTTGGAACATGCAGGTCCATCTGTTTACCTTTTGGAACGAAGAAACTACTCATTTATTTTATCAATTGCTCCGCCAATTAGCTCAAGGTAATCATCAATAGTGTATTCGATTGAAAGCGGAGTTGGTGTTCCCGCAGCAACCAATGGTGTGTCACTTGCAATAAATGCTACTGAACCTCTTTTAACTGCAGGAATATTTCCAAGCAACGGATCAGCTTTAATTGTGTTATATAGCTCATCATTACCATAACCAACAATTACGTCAGCATCATTAAGAGCCTCTACGTTTTCAGCACTCAATTCTAGAGAATAACTGTTAGGGT is part of the Niallia taxi genome and harbors:
- a CDS encoding FecCD family ABC transporter permease, which gives rise to MKNQFGEINFIMTGIRKRRWRWIQVTSLLFVLTCILCCAMLLLGNTIYPIQEVIRSLSGERIAGVTFAVNTIRLPRMLAGLFAGFAFGVAGYIFQTMLRNPLANPNVLGITSGSSAAAVLCITMFHTSNAVVSFASVIAGLITVVFMYLLSRGKSFSIGRLILIGIGIQAILDAVISYLLLIGSQQDIPAALRWLNGSLNGSKIEELPPLIITVIIFTPIVLLLGKQLNILELGEQMASSLGVSTDKTRVLLIVSSVFMIAIATATTGPIAFVSFLAGPIANRLVGAGFSNILPAGLVGASLVLVADLVGQFAFVYRFPVGVITGLLGAPYLILLLIRMNRKGEL
- a CDS encoding YukJ family protein; the encoded protein is MSLNKYGVLKGKAVDVMMGSGENPHYQIHIRDDEGVDYRIAVNIESQSYPSEVLFYVGENFNSEDISKLPALKHGFTLIKDNNPDIGLDYVRGNLFDPQKMVPLPADIDGADNDLNEKLQFYVKEALERNAVIYAFGERWGPENNLADRYFHFKPGNGIHDIHMNQGNVGRWKKDNGVWQDGGILIHFEGENRWVGIFLAFQSQSWCTDENGHAIKPVEDCSYLTVK
- a CDS encoding ABC transporter ATP-binding protein, with translation METIHDFRAQKLIAGYDNKMILNEIELKIPSNKISVIIGANGCGKSTLLKTLAKLIKPSSGEVTLDGKAISKIPPKQLARVLGILPQSPVVPEGITVADLIGRGRFPHQSLLSGWSKKDYDAVAEAMEIMKITEFANHDIDELSGGQRQRVWIAMALAQQTDILFLDEPTTFLDITYQVEILDLLTDLNRKYGTTIVMVLHDINLSARYADYIFALEKGKLVGEGKPSEIITSTLVKEIFGLNCTVINDPVSATPLVVPKGRYHVKP
- a CDS encoding aminoglycoside 6-adenylyltransferase, with protein sequence MCVIRTEQEMHELILNVAKGDNRIRAVYMNGSRANPKVKKDILQDYDIVYVVTKTGLFIEDEAWIHVFGELIMLQEPNRMDLAAGLEVDVSRSYSYLMLFTDGNRIDLHIETKEAMLEQYGKDSLTIPLLDKDGILPEIPFASDHSYYVKEPTAIRYFHVCNEFWWCQQNVAKGIWRKEIPYAKNMAETIVRPMLDEIVSWWIGMNHNFQVSSGKMGKYFREYLPEEYWDMYRQTYGDSSDENMWQSLFMMNDLFRLLGEEIAKQQNLSYPAEDDIKMTKYLKRLRSMPINAENIF
- a CDS encoding FecCD family ABC transporter permease; the encoded protein is MSSFFVPKGKQMDLHVPKNFKLTIIVSIILLIACIVASLAFGARVVSFQDILDGLTGKNEDSFGANIVRKRLSRTVFSLLCGAALGVSGALMQAITRNPLADPSILGVNTGASLFVVCGLAFFNISTANQYIWFALLGAALTAAFVFGIGSMGRGGATPIKLVLAGAATTAALSSLVTAILIPNSYAMDQFRFWQVGSVGSGTWNSITTFLPFLAIGILIAFISAPALNALALGDDVATGLGVRPGFLRLGGAIGGVVLCGAATALAGPIGFIGLMSTHVMRLILGPDVRFVIPMSAITGAIILTFSDVIGRLIASPGELEVGVVTAFIGAPILIILAKKSKVRSL